The following nucleotide sequence is from Vitis vinifera cultivar Pinot Noir 40024 chromosome 14, ASM3070453v1.
taaaataatattagaagTGGCGTAGATGCTCCGGTTCACGTGATAACCCaatttaaaatggggaaaaggGAGGGAAAAGGTCCCATGTTCACGTGCTGCTTTGCATGCCTTAATCATGAATCCCAAGGACttgtttggaattttggatCAGCTTAAAAGCTTAACTAggttttgtttcttctttaaTTTAGTAAGGGCCtgaataattttgttaaaaagacctataaataaatataaaatccagaaattattattttttacataaactCATTTTGAGTCATGGAAGAAGGcattttaatttgtttacagaaattattttgttttaagaataattttccaaaatttgaacATTCTGAGAAgcaatattttattgatttttctttttaaaggcataaaatgatttataaaaactttgattcaattttcaaagATGGGTCTTTATGTTTagtgaaaaaaattttaaaaataaaaatcgactAACTCTTagttaaaacttaaaacaagaaaacaaaaggttATCCCGTATCATccgtataaaaaataaaaaattaataaataaatagaaagttTCAACTGGGCCCGACTCACTTGCATAGGCCCAGCCCAAGCACAATTCATGGACCACATTTTGGACTTACTCAAACCAATAATGACAAATTCTGAAtagaaaagaattaattttgtaGAATGAATTTGAGGCGTCACTCAAATGGCATTTTCTAAAGAAGAAGATATTAATTAGTAGAGACAGCTTAGATGGAGGGTATCAACTTacttttgaattattaaatctCTCTTAACCGGGAGATAATCTATGTTTAATCATCCTTTGATGATTGGTTATAAACATGACAATTGAACATAGATATAATAGAACACTCTAGAATATCTAAATAATTGAAGCATAAAAGTAATTATTTGGACTTTATGTAATGCTTCGTAATGACCCAATTGAGTCACTCACATATTCAATATACCATTGAGCTCTAAGACTCGACGGTTTAGTTTATAAGCACTTGGCGCATCTTTCCCTTCACTCAtttattcataataatttatattagaGGGATCCGCGAAGCCCTCACCTAGCCGCCCATAAAACAAACCTGTCGTGGACTTCGGTTTTCAAAGCACAATGGATTGTAAGAATCAAGTTGAATCCCACATCTTTAAGCTAAGGTTTGAAGGTTGAACTGATAAACACTTCTGCCTTCGATGCCCAACTTTCAAGGGTGAGTTCTAACGCATGTGAAGGTGacactttctctttcttctattCATCCCAGAAATACGCCATCTCAAAGTGCCCATtccaaaagaaaagtgaaagacCGGCCATGTTGCAATTTATACATATCATATCAAAACAGAGTCTAGAGTTACACAAAACATACCCATGGCCATTATCACCATTATCAACAATCCCCTTTATTTATATAAGCACAGGCTCTCTTCAGTCCAACCTTCTAAGCAAGTAGGCCACTTGAACCTCCTTTGTTAATGGCATGATCCAGTCCCCATACAGATCTGCAACCAAGCTCGGTTTTATTTTGTAGACCGGACCGGCATCATCGTCTTCCATCCCATTCACCACTACCTCTTGCCCGTAGGCTTTGGTTTTCATCTCCACTCTCATCTTCACTACATCTTCAACCCTCTGGTAAGTCAGCATATCCATCAGCCGCTGGCTGTCCTGCAAAACCCGATGCCAACAACAAAAATGGATATGAAACCCAGCAGCAGTGTGAATCATGAAACCAAtatgagagagaaaatgaaggaaagattgggcaaagaaaaaaaattttacttgtGCTTTGATGGCAGCTTCGTATGCATCTGGGGAGGCTTGGAATTTTGCCTCTGCCACGAACTTGCCATAGTGGATTCTCTTTGACAGAGCCTGCAAGGATGTCCAACAGTGTTGCCAAGTTACAACTATGCATTTAGAGAATTATTCGACATCTGGATTTGTGTGAGAGCCCGGGTTGCAAGAACACATACATACACGGAGCACACATCATTGGTTTCCATAAAATGCCAAACCATATCTATCTAAAATGTATATGTAGACGACAAAGCTACACCAAACTGGAGAGTTTGTAAATAACAAAACAAGCAGTACATGAAGGTATGCGAGTATTAAGTTGGCGGAACACAGAATCCTGTGAGAAACACATGGAATGCAGACCTTTTGAATAGGACATGAATATAGGCACTGATGCATGGTAAATTCCAAACAACAGAACATCGGCACATTATTACCCATTCCCATGGCTCAGGTTTACACTAGTACTAAACATGGTTAGATTGGGGAGTGCCCAGATGAAAAAACCAATACTTCATCTGTAATTTGAGGGAAGTTCAGGAGACTTTGAGTTTTCACAGAATTAGCATTGGTGCTGCTCAGAGTGGTGTGGCCTTAGTTGCAAAACTAAGGATTAGTTAGATTCGCCATTCAAATGCAGCAACCGATTACCAAGTTTAAAACAATTACAGGGGAACAACAAGCTTCCTTGTATGACCAAACCAGTAGAAATCTGGATCAGTCTCAACTAGACACCATCAAGACTAAAGaaccttaaattttttcaatatgCTTAGGGAAGAATCAAGCCATGCAACTCCTTACAGAGTCGGCTTGTTTCCCAGTAATTTCTACATTGGATCACAGTTTGTTCTTCCTGAAACACTATatcatttgaaataataaatcttAAGGCAGTCAGGAATTGGGTTTTATAAATCTTTTACCTCACTTCTATGGTAGACTGGAATAAAATGTGGAGTCGTCATGAATGTAACATGACAACTTCATTTCTGGTCCAACCACACATGATAAGCTTTCATGGACGATccttttgataggcaaacaagaatatataaaaagCATCGATCAAGAAGGGGGGGTTGCGACCCAAGCACACAGGAGGTGTACATAggatgccaaaaaaaaaaaaaaaaccttcacaCACAACAATTGTTCATTCAAAGGCCCAAAAAAGAGAATGAACTATAGTTAACTTGTACTGCaccaaactaaaataaattccCACCCAAGTCAttcaaactaaattaattttcttaaaaatggatAATTTAGCTAAAATTCATACCTGCAAGCAAATTGTGTCACAAACAGCTGCTGATCCATAGTTTCCATCATCTCCTTCCTTGACTAGTCTTGGAAGAAGGTCTCTGAAATACATACTCCATATTTGCTCATTAATATTGATCAAATCTGAACCAGGATGCAGTACCTATTTGCAAATCGGAAGCAAGGTTTGATCAGTGAGTGATTAGAAAAACACAAGTTAGCAACAATGCAAACAAAAACTTGAACACAGCAAGGGGGGTAGATCCATTGGGAGAACTGTTCTGTCATATAGTTGAGTAGCCCAAAAGATTCTATTCAGCTTTAAATCAAATCTATAGTTGACATTGGATCAGAATAGtcctatttttaattgattcagTTGGAGTTTTCATGTGtcaagaaaattaatttgattgacCTAATAAGATCTTAAGGACAACTCCCCCAAGTTTTCCaggttttcaaatttcttaaaatcacttgtTTGGACAATGTCAATCACAATAATTTTAACTCCCTCTGAACTGAAAGAACAGATTAGAGACAACTGATAACTTACGAGTACCATGCCCTGGAGGtcaaacagttaccaaacaaactGCAACTTGGACAAAAAGAGTAATCATATTTCAAACACATCTTATATCATACCTTTGGGTACTGTAAAGGTGGCAACATTGGTTCAGGCAACTCAACTGGGAAGAAAGGATGCTCATCAGGGCTCTTGTACCTGCCCACCTATGTTAATTAAAAGTGGATCAGAAAACCAGCAATAACATCATTCCTCTTCCCTTCTTTCCCTCTCatcttccttcttttctttcaatCATTCTTCTTTGATGGGTTTAAATGTAACATACCTGAGCATGAAGCTTTTCGGTTTCCCTGACCATGAATTCAACCAAAGAGCCATGGAACCCATCCATTGACAAAGCATCGGGATCATATGTCTCGGCATTGTAACAATACTGAGCTCTTTCCAAGAGGCTAAATATTATGCTATCCTCTTGTCGAATTAAAGAATTTCTTATAGCATCCAAAGTCAAGTTCTGACTCTCAtctactctttttttcctttcaaaccTACATTAAAAGAAACCTTATATTCAGATCTTGGTATACCACATATAAATAACTATTTATCCATTCGAATATAAAAGTAGTATTAAGAGGTGCATTTAATTTAGGGATAATGTAACTGTTGTGCTTCCTTTTCCAAGCAAATAAGCATAGTGGAAGTCTGCACAATAACTGCCCTACTATTTGTAATCGAAGTTCTGGTGTTTTCCACATGGTAAGAAAATAATATGTTCCACCATTTGAGTGGacagaaaaggaggaaaagaaaaaacagggTCACACCATGTTCCACCATTTTCATCTTTGAATCAATGTGTTTAGTCACATCAAAGTTTCAGGGATCCTCATCACAAGTCGAGTGTGAGAAAACACTATGCCTTGAAATTTTTACTATCATCAGTAGGGTAGATTGACTGGTACTTTCTaagatacaaaatattttatcagCAAAGTATGATAAAACCAGTGCAAACTCTTCAGTTGAAAGCAGTAAACTCTATAACAAAGACCCCCACCCCCAAATACAAAAACACACACAATTCACCTTACACTGACTAAATGAAACAGTTGCAACTATCTACTGCAGaccaatttaatttattaaaaaaaatataaaggaaattttagaaaataaatgtaGTTTACTGATAGCGGAAGTGTCATATTCATTTTTTGagtgcattttatttttttatgcacATAGACAATGTGGTAATATGCATGAGCAACAAAAGTTTTCAGTGTTGTTCCATATGGCGAGTAATTTAAGGGTATTTGTAGTCTGTAAGATCTCTTATCAGCAAAATACAAGAATACCAATACAATGTCTTCAGGTAAAGCACTCAACTCCATAATCCCTCTCCTTCTACATACAATACCCACCCCAAGACCAACCCTCCTAACACCACAATATTCACCTTAgacaataagaaaatgaaaccgATGCAGCTATATAccacaactattttttttttgcatttaattccttttatcagagccagtttattttattaacagAAGTAAAGGTACATTCAATTTAGTGACAACGTAGCCGGTGTGCAGTTGATATTTTAAGAACATGTGCAGCAAGGTGCTGTACATGAGTAACCTGCCATGTGTAACTAGAATATCTAGGGTTGTTGCATGTggtaaaaatttataacatgcaacaagaattataaaaattttcaatattcccAATGGAAATGGACAAAAAATGGGGACACCATACTCCCATTCTCATTGTTCAACCAACCACATTAAAGCCTCAAAGGTCCTTATCACAAAAGCAAGTGCAAGACACAAACACACCTTGAAATTTTAAGCAACATTCATGGGGTAAATTGGTTGGTATTTTATAATATGTAAAATCTTTTCTCAGCAAAGTACAAGAACATCAGTGCAATGTCTTAGGTTAAATATActcaaaactcaaaatataCTCCCTCTTCCGATAAAACACTCCCACACCAACaccccaaaaaaaccaaaaattgttCATCCTATTCAATCACTAAATGAAACAGTATAGTTATCTAGTGCAGTCagttcttttaaaaacaatatatatatatagagaaaagCAAGTTTAGAAGGTGCATGAATTTAATGATAGTGTCACTCTCgtgcatttcatttttttaagtgtGAAAACAACAAGCTAGTGTGCATGATAAATTGCACTATCAttttaatcatttcttttttttggcaaaaataGAAAAGCAATTTCAGAAGGTTTGTTAATTTAATGATGGTGCAAAAATCATGTATTTCATTGCCTAGGTTTGTCAACAACACAGAAGCGCACACAATAATCGCATTGCCGTGTTAATCCAAGTTCATATTGATTACCTTCAATTAAATGTAAATCTACTTCATTACCAAACCCAACCCACCCCCCTCTTCCCCTTCTCTTCTGGTTTAATCTTTATCAAGTGTCACCTATatgaaataagattttaaagTTATATGAGGAAAAATTTTAAGCATTATTTGTGTAAACAATGGAAACTACATAAAAATTAAGGATCCACCAAGAGATGAACCCACTAgaccatgaaaataaaaaataattagaaggGATTCTACATACCCAATAAAGGTTACAAGATAAACCATGAAAACCAAGAATAATCCTATACAAACAATGAAGTATAGAGGAGAAAAAGGGAAGCTACACTTTACCCATGAGAAGATGTGGATGTCTGAACAGAATAAATACGTGTCTTTTCCAACGCTAGATTGAGGAATCAGGAGTTGTTTCTTTGCTTGGATTGGAAGGTGAAAAGACAATTGGATCTCAAAAACTTTGTATTGTGAAGGGTTGTAATAGTAGGAGAGCAAATTCTTAGCAGTTTTGCTTCCATTGATAAGAAACAATTAGTGGAAGGAAATTAACAATTTAGAAAGAGAGagtgaaagaaacaaaagatgtgTTGTTTATTGCGATTATGTATTGCTTTTAACTGAGGGTTAAGAGTTACAACAGGTTTCACAGCATAGGGATTCATGCACTACAAAGAACCCTCCACAACCTTGCTTTTTGTTGTTAGTATGGACATAGGGATTCACGCCCTTGAGGCCTAACTCAAGTGGTAAGGGGTGGGAAAGGGGTTATGGGGGGTTTCAAGTTTGAGTCCCATCCGGGacaaaagaaggaaataaaaaaggattcACACCCACTGCACGTGCTCTCCaagactttgtttttttttttctttttcatttagtgaggacaagcattgctTTTCAATGTAGGTAGTTTTCACAATAGGCCAAATGGAATAGGAATTCACAtccattgaaaagaaaaacGAGTGCAACATCCATAACCAATTTAAGTAGGTATTGCTTTTCAGTGAGCAATGAGCATAGGTGTCATCATAAGTTATGCAGATAGGAATCCAAATCcactaaaaaggaaaacaaggcATACTATCCACAACCTTTTTTCATGCTATTTAATATGGACAGGTGATGCTTTTCAATGAGGGTAGGTGTTATTATAAGTTAGGCGGGATAAGAATTCATGtccattgaaaagaaaaacaggGGGGTCACTCCTATAACCTTGTTATTTACACTATCAAATCATCATCTCTCAGACCTAAACCAAACCTTCTTCTCACATTCATGTTACATCAGAGAAGAAGTTCAAAGTGGGTTGttataaaattcattcatttcaGGGAGATTCGGCATGCCTGCCATTAACCCCATGCCTAAGCTCACAGATTTCTATGAGTTACCtgctttctttcacttttctcTTCCTATTTTATGCGggttttactttcttttttctttatgttggatttttggTGATAAAGATGGATACTTACAATGTCTATGGAGTTTTGATTTGATTGTGattgtagttttttttctttttcctttttaataggCAAAGAAAGATGTACATCTGAATGTGTTTGATTTGATTGTGTTTGTGCATTTGAGGAGTGAGAGGAAGGATGTGGGAGAAGCTgattaatgaaaatgaatccCCAAGATCCTCTCAAGAAaggaatgatataaaataaataaataaattcctaAATTACTTAATTAAGGGTATTTCAGTAATTTTCAGTTTTTAGATATCATGATTAGTTACTAATTggtatttgagttttatttagaatttggTAAGTTTTAGAATTCTCTATAATAGAAGTTCTaaactttctatttttcaaaataaattttttattccaaagtTTATATTTTGAGTCCTTAATCTAAAGTAttctttattcaaaattttatgacAAGAAGTTTCTATAAAGTacctttttaattctaaaaaggAAGTTTTTGgtctcttttaatttttttaaagggattTAATAGTTTTAGGAAAGAAATATGAGTCCTAATTAGTTACTACATAGTGTAGgtttactttttcataattcTATTAAATTCTAGGATTTTCtaaagcctataaataaggctaattgATATGAAACgatattaagtattaataatcaatcatatctatttatttattttgcacaCTTTGCAATTGTCAATGGGTGAGActttattgattttcttataagTGAGATTCCTAGAAGgccttttctctttttattttgttttacttcTCCACGCTGCCAAAAAgtattattctttgttcctctcTGTAAACCCTAAAAGATTGAAACTCTAAACCACTTATTTGATTGTAGACAACCATcatagggttgtcctacatcactaAATTGCTTAAGAATGAGTTTGACAGTGTTTCTATTCTAAGCATttttagtggaagtgttttCTCTAAAAGTTCTTTTGGGAGGATCACACCTATCAAGTGCTTCTCCAAGAAGCACTACaagtaaaaattttaactttttaaaaatgttttctaaattttgtcaagtgtccgatttttcttcaaaaacactttctatGCTAGAAGTGCTTTCTAAAAGCACTACCAAATGGACTCTAAATTTGTTATTTGGTGTTTGTTTTAGGTTTCTTTGATTATTGAGAAAATATgggaaaatgagggaaaagaaaagggacAAGACTGATTTATGGTTTTGCCGCACTCCAAGTTCAGGCAAGCAATAAAGTAAACTATATCCCTCATTACCATTCCCCCCTTCCCTCCTTATTACCATTCTTATTCAATCTAAGTAACATGTTGGGTTGTGTCAAATTTTAAGTATCCTatcacaaaatcaaataattgagTTCCTTACACCCTGAAGTTTTAATATACTTCCTTACTATCAATACATTATCTTAACTTATCATGTAAAAGCAATAAGGTTCAATGTACTAACTAATTACTTTTTCTCCATTATTTTACTTTACAAGGTGACATATGCAAGGCACGGACTTTTTAACAATTTATAAGCACAGCTcattagttctttttttttcttttttctttttttgttgaaaGGCAAAGCATAGCTCATTAATCTTATGCAccagaaaatcaaattaaaaccATTTAACGAAGAAATATTAACCAGTACATTGCCCTATGTTACACATGGTCAATACCGGtgatatcaaattttgataGTTTGGATCATCTGGTTTGAAGACCATTAGACACTGGAAAATTTAAACAGAAAACTTAACCATTTAAAATTGACAAATCAAATCACCTGCTTGTGTTTACATTATATATCTTGGATAGTGCCCATGAAACTCCAGACAATCACTAAAGACCATTTAGAAAATGAACAAACAGTCTAATTCATATTAGACCTTTGCAAACATGTTCTCATGCAGCTTATACACATTGTGGCATGCACATGCGCAACAAATTCAAGTTTGGAGAATAActtaaaccaaataaaaatctaaatacaAGTTGAAAACTTTTGTATGATTTGTGAGTGACAAGAGTTATAAGAAATAAGATAGAATTATGCTTAATGGAAGAGTAATCAATGATTTGGGGTCTTTTCTAGCATTCAGAAAATTAGGTTAAGCTGCATGCAGCTGTTCTAGTTCCAGAGCAGATCAGTCAGTTCATATTAAGTGCTTTGAAGTTCTAAGGCCTGCTCAACACCATGCCAATGCATGCATTTGAAAAAAGTATTCAACTCATATgccaaattacaaaatataacAATACATCAATGTCTATATGTAAATGGGTGTGCATGGGTATCTGAGTATGGATGTTCATAAGGTGTATGCATGAACTTTCATTCCCAACAAGCAGGGTGGCAGGGCATTTTCTACTTGTGAACAAATTCAATTCTTTGAAACAGCCTAGCCTCCCTAGGAAATCACAACGCCTGAAGGTACTATGCGTGTTTTATGCATGCAGGCACAAGGATAATACATTCATAATGCGGGCAATGCACTCCAATTCATACCCAATTAaaggaaatttatttatttttcattgttagtATGATTCATTATTTCTTGTATCATGCAACTACACAAACATACAACCAATCTGGACCAAACCAAGTTCTGTATCATGCAACCACCCAACCACTTGACCAGATGGAAGAAAACAAACCGAATTCAATCTCTGACATCAAAGAACCAAAAGCAGAAAACAAAAAGGTGTCTGCATACCCATTAAAGTTTCGGTTACACAAACAAAGACAAGAACACATGCTCAATTCAAACTCAACCAAACCGACAAGCGAATTCAGTTTTTGAACACtggaaaaacaaaacatgaaaAGTCACATGGTAAGAACAGTCTAGCTAGCAATGGAGAAAAATATTACCTCATATATactgaaacaaacaaatataagGAGAATCTGCTTCTCAATTGCTacaattgaaaaatagaaacataTGTATATACACACAGATTAATGCAATGTTTAAGAAATAACTAACAGaatcaaacaattgaaaacaaattgcaTAGCATGAACGAACTCCGGTATAAGCCCCCGATCAAACCATCAAACACCAATCTGACGCCCAatcaagaagagaaaaaaaataaattcaaaagcATAATAAATTCCACAGACCCATGAaggatttgaaaacaaaaagaatcatatcatacatattGGCAAAAGGGGTGATTGGGTATGTTTGAACCTGAGAGGAGTTGGAGAGACATGAATAGACTGGATAACCCTGTTCTTCAAACTTGGGAA
It contains:
- the LOC100266283 gene encoding Chorismate mutase 1, chloroplastic-like encodes the protein MEAKLLKAASPSVILPQGSKISKPSSYFTSKTNHCSSCRFPSLKNRVIQSIHVSPTPLRFERKKRVDESQNLTLDAIRNSLIRQEDSIIFSLLERAQYCYNAETYDPDALSMDGFHGSLVEFMVRETEKLHAQVGRYKSPDEHPFFPVELPEPMLPPLQYPKVLHPGSDLININEQIWSMYFRDLLPRLVKEGDDGNYGSAAVCDTICLQALSKRIHYGKFVAEAKFQASPDAYEAAIKAQDSQRLMDMLTYQRVEDVVKMRVEMKTKAYGQEVVVNGMEDDDAGPVYKIKPSLVADLYGDWIMPLTKEVQVAYLLRRLD
- the LOC100266283 gene encoding chorismate mutase 1, chloroplastic-like isoform X1 — encoded protein: MEAKLLKAASPSVILPQGSKISKPSSYFTSKTNHCSSCRFPSLKNRVIQSIHVSPTPLRFERKKRVDESQNLTLDAIRNSLIRQEDSIIFSLLERAQYCYNAETYDPDALSMDGFHGSLVEFMVRETEKLHAQVGRYKSPDEHPFFPVELPEPMLPPLQYPKVLHPGSDLININEQIWSMYFRDLLPRLVKEGDDGNYGSAAVCDTICLQALSKRIHYGKFVAEAKFQASPDAYEAAIKAQVKFFFFAQSFLHFLSHIGFMIHTAAGFHIHFCCWHRVLQDSQRLMDMLTYQRVEDVVKMRVEMKTKAYGQEVVVNGMEDDDAGPVYKIKPSLVADLYGDWIMPLTKEVQVAYLLRRLD